One segment of Leptospirillum ferrooxidans C2-3 DNA contains the following:
- the kdpA gene encoding potassium-transporting ATPase subunit KdpA, whose translation MMIANDWIQILVSLSAVVLISPLVGRYLAWIYQSHTLLPERIIYRLLKIDPAKEMTWKEYSVAIIASNGVFFAAGFLVLWGQAFLPLNPRHLSPLTAEVTFNTAASFVTNTNWQAYAGEAQLSNFSQMVAITFLMFVGANTGMAALVAIFRGFTRSGISTLGNYWSDFFRFFVRAFLPACFLMALVHIWQGTPQTLETTVSAKTLEGANQTLIVGPVASLEAVKNLGTNGGGFYNANGAHPYENPTPLTNTLEFLEMGVFTFSLPFFFGRMIGRPRQGQVFFVIVFSLYLAGLGLIEHSEKAKNPLLSPAHIAQGTTPLQDGGNTEGKEVRLGITQTSLFSNTTIAATTGAVDGAMDSMNPLSVLVYLVHMFLNEEPGGKGVGFAGLLKEAILAVFLAGLMVGRTPEFLGKKIESREIKLSALSLLVTPLLVLGLTAVSVVIPAGKSSMDNPGPHGFMEVLYAFASGNANNGSAMAGLNVSTPYYAILIGVEMILGRFLPLLPLLAMASSLARKKTLPETSGTFKTDTPLFVVLLLGFMILFAALTFLPPLILGPLLEHLSILHGVSF comes from the coding sequence ATGATGATTGCAAATGACTGGATTCAAATATTGGTTTCACTTTCAGCGGTTGTTCTGATATCCCCACTCGTTGGGCGTTACCTGGCCTGGATCTACCAGAGCCACACTCTCCTTCCGGAGCGGATCATCTACCGTCTTCTGAAGATCGATCCGGCAAAGGAGATGACCTGGAAAGAATATAGCGTGGCCATCATAGCGTCAAACGGAGTGTTCTTCGCCGCGGGATTTCTCGTTCTCTGGGGACAGGCGTTTCTTCCCCTCAACCCGAGGCACCTTTCGCCCCTGACCGCCGAGGTCACGTTCAATACGGCCGCGAGTTTTGTTACCAACACCAACTGGCAGGCTTATGCGGGAGAAGCTCAACTCTCAAACTTCTCTCAGATGGTGGCGATCACATTCCTCATGTTTGTCGGTGCCAATACAGGCATGGCGGCGCTTGTCGCCATCTTTCGGGGATTCACCCGATCGGGAATTTCCACGCTGGGAAACTATTGGTCGGACTTTTTCCGTTTTTTCGTCAGGGCCTTTCTTCCCGCCTGTTTTTTGATGGCACTCGTCCACATATGGCAGGGAACCCCCCAGACGCTTGAAACGACAGTATCGGCAAAAACACTCGAAGGAGCCAATCAGACACTAATCGTCGGGCCAGTCGCCTCTCTCGAGGCCGTCAAGAATCTGGGAACCAACGGAGGGGGATTCTACAACGCAAACGGCGCCCATCCCTATGAAAACCCGACCCCCCTGACCAATACGCTGGAATTTCTGGAAATGGGGGTCTTTACCTTCTCTCTTCCCTTTTTCTTCGGCCGCATGATTGGCCGTCCCCGTCAGGGTCAGGTGTTCTTCGTGATCGTTTTTTCCCTCTATCTCGCCGGTCTTGGTCTGATCGAGCATTCGGAAAAAGCAAAAAACCCGCTTCTTTCTCCTGCCCATATCGCACAAGGGACGACTCCACTTCAAGACGGAGGGAATACCGAAGGGAAAGAGGTGCGTCTTGGCATCACCCAGACCAGCCTTTTTTCAAATACGACCATTGCTGCCACCACCGGAGCGGTGGACGGAGCCATGGACAGCATGAACCCCCTGTCGGTCCTCGTCTATCTGGTCCATATGTTCCTGAATGAAGAGCCGGGAGGAAAAGGGGTCGGGTTTGCGGGCCTCCTCAAGGAAGCCATCCTTGCCGTTTTTCTGGCGGGTCTGATGGTGGGACGCACCCCGGAATTCCTCGGAAAAAAAATCGAGTCCAGGGAAATCAAGCTATCGGCCTTGTCCCTTCTTGTGACGCCACTTCTTGTATTGGGGCTCACCGCTGTTTCGGTTGTGATCCCCGCGGGAAAAAGCTCCATGGACAATCCTGGCCCCCATGGATTCATGGAGGTTCTCTACGCATTTGCCTCCGGGAACGCCAACAACGGTTCCGCCATGGCAGGGCTCAATGTATCGACACCCTATTACGCCATTTTAATCGGTGTCGAAATGATCCTTGGACGATTTCTTCCCCTTCTCCCCCTGCTGGCGATGGCATCTTCCCTTGCCAGAAAGAAAACGCTCCCGGAAACATCCGGAACCTTCAAAACCGATACACCGCTATTTGTGGTTCTTCTTTTGGGATTCATGATTCTCTTTGCCGCGCTGACCTTCCTTCCTCCCCTCATTCTGGGTCCGCTCCTGGAGCATCTGTCGATTCTCCATGGGGTCTCTTTCTGA
- a CDS encoding potassium-transporting ATPase subunit F, translating into MIWDILGLVVLVLVIYLFATLLNAEKL; encoded by the coding sequence GTGATCTGGGACATTCTTGGTTTGGTCGTTCTTGTTTTGGTGATTTACCTTTTTGCCACATTGCTCAATGCGGAGAAACTCTAA
- the kdpB gene encoding potassium-transporting ATPase subunit KdpB, with protein MKQKEMQNPDIYREAIFQSLAMLNPVKLYKNPVMFIVEIGSILTTSLAIHSGWTHSGEAAFGAMISIWLWLTIAFANFAEALAELRGKAQASTLRSTRAETTARLVTPIGFSHIPGSELKKKDQFLVEAGEIIPTDGEIIEGVASIDESAITGESAPVIRESGGDRSGVTGGTRVLAGKLRVSVSNNPGETFLDRMISLVEGANRQKSPNEIALTILLVGLTLIFLFVVASIPAFSSYAGIQSSPTILIALLVCLIPTTIAGLLPAIGIAGIDRAFRANVIAKSGKAVEVAGDIDILLLDKTGTITFGNRQAVQFIPVPGVSEKEVARESYFASLSDETPEGKSIVLLAAPLLDAKTPPNGLVAIPFTPETRMSGADSIEGEIRKGAEDAVNAYVGTPFSSEIKEIISAIAKSGGTPLVVAKNKKPLGVVHLKDIIKPGLKERFARLRKMGVTTVMVTGDNPLTAKAIAEEAGLDDFFAQAKPEDKMALIKKEQEKGRLVAMTGDGTNDAPSLAQADVALAMNSGTQAAKEAGNMVDLDSDPTKIIEVVEIGKQLLITRGALTTFSIANDVAKYFAILPAMFVVAYPQLKVLNIMGLATPESAVTSAIIFNALIIPALIPLALKGVSYRPVGASALLRRNLLIYGLGGILVPFLGIKLIDMALVILHFT; from the coding sequence ATGAAACAAAAGGAAATGCAAAATCCAGACATCTACAGGGAAGCCATCTTTCAGTCTCTTGCCATGTTGAATCCGGTCAAGCTCTACAAAAACCCGGTCATGTTTATTGTGGAGATTGGAAGCATCCTGACAACATCACTGGCCATTCATTCCGGATGGACCCATTCGGGCGAAGCCGCTTTTGGAGCGATGATTTCGATCTGGCTCTGGCTTACGATCGCATTTGCCAATTTTGCGGAAGCACTTGCCGAACTTCGGGGAAAAGCCCAGGCATCGACCCTCAGATCCACACGCGCTGAAACCACGGCACGACTTGTGACACCGATAGGATTTTCCCATATTCCGGGAAGCGAACTGAAAAAGAAAGATCAATTTTTGGTGGAAGCCGGAGAAATCATCCCCACTGACGGAGAAATCATTGAAGGAGTCGCAAGCATCGATGAATCCGCCATTACCGGAGAGTCGGCTCCGGTCATTCGTGAATCCGGGGGAGACCGGTCCGGGGTAACAGGAGGAACAAGGGTTCTCGCCGGAAAGCTCAGGGTCTCGGTCAGCAACAATCCGGGAGAAACCTTTCTCGACCGCATGATCTCTCTCGTGGAAGGTGCAAACCGGCAAAAGTCCCCGAACGAGATTGCCCTGACCATCCTGCTTGTCGGACTCACCCTGATCTTTCTTTTTGTCGTGGCCTCCATCCCGGCGTTTTCTTCCTATGCGGGAATCCAATCATCTCCAACGATTCTGATCGCCCTGCTGGTTTGCCTCATCCCGACCACGATCGCCGGTCTACTGCCCGCAATCGGAATCGCCGGAATTGACCGGGCCTTTCGGGCCAATGTCATCGCCAAATCCGGAAAAGCGGTTGAAGTCGCCGGAGACATCGACATTTTACTCCTGGACAAAACCGGGACGATTACTTTCGGGAACCGTCAGGCAGTCCAGTTTATCCCTGTTCCGGGCGTTTCAGAGAAGGAGGTTGCCAGGGAAAGCTATTTTGCCTCCTTGTCGGATGAAACACCTGAAGGGAAAAGCATCGTTCTGCTGGCAGCGCCGCTCCTGGACGCCAAAACACCCCCGAATGGACTGGTGGCGATTCCTTTTACTCCTGAAACCCGGATGAGTGGCGCCGACAGCATCGAAGGAGAAATCCGAAAGGGAGCGGAAGATGCGGTCAACGCTTATGTCGGAACCCCTTTCTCAAGCGAGATCAAGGAGATTATCTCCGCTATCGCCAAATCCGGGGGAACTCCCCTGGTCGTTGCAAAAAACAAAAAACCGCTGGGAGTGGTCCACTTGAAGGACATCATCAAGCCAGGGCTGAAAGAACGTTTTGCAAGGCTCCGCAAGATGGGCGTCACAACGGTCATGGTGACAGGAGACAACCCACTCACGGCCAAAGCTATCGCCGAAGAGGCGGGCCTCGATGATTTTTTCGCCCAGGCCAAGCCGGAAGACAAGATGGCTCTTATTAAAAAGGAGCAGGAAAAGGGCCGACTTGTCGCCATGACAGGCGACGGAACAAATGATGCCCCCTCACTGGCCCAGGCGGACGTCGCCCTTGCCATGAACTCCGGCACCCAGGCCGCCAAGGAAGCGGGAAACATGGTCGATCTCGATTCCGATCCCACAAAGATCATCGAGGTCGTCGAGATCGGGAAACAGCTTCTGATCACCAGGGGGGCCCTTACAACCTTTTCAATCGCAAATGATGTCGCCAAATATTTCGCCATCCTTCCGGCGATGTTTGTAGTGGCCTATCCACAGCTGAAGGTTTTGAACATCATGGGACTTGCCACCCCCGAGTCGGCGGTCACTTCCGCCATCATCTTTAATGCCCTGATCATCCCCGCACTGATTCCCCTGGCGTTAAAGGGCGTTTCCTACAGACCGGTCGGAGCGTCCGCCCTTCTCAGGAGAAACCTCCTGATCTACGGACTCGGAGGGATTCTTGTCCCGTTTTTGGGAATCAAGCTGATCGACATGGCACTTGTGATTTTGCACTTTACCTGA
- a CDS encoding signal transduction histidine kinase, protein MNEKLEDFSRFDPFLGTILKMGKGRLKIYLGWAPGTGKTRRALLDLNAMKERGVDVVIGWIEENLRPDVFRLSEMFETIPPVGIHIGSESFPEMDLEFILKRRPSTVFVDELAHGNVLGSRHQNRWEDIEEILDAGISVVTTLNSMHVQDLSEAAGGILGYPVQEIVPVDFIKRADEVVVVDLPPSELTIRIREGNVFPKEQIERALKGAFRESNLIKLRGMTLEFMAKVLDSQLTRQGGKKGVYERITVLVSEHTPSLERLVGYAGNLSRRMGGELLVLHLRKISFLGKRSPPDQEILSRFQQEARGAGGKFSILWTRNPGWTLWRFIQRTKTTRLVMGHAGTQSPWRKSLVRSVLRYFSRIDVEIHLIPTLGQPHPVESAPESDSFLPVSSGMKGRLTLFLGAAAGIGKTYRMLQEAQDRKTSGTDVVVGYLETHRRQETQQMAEGLRVIPRKMISYHGLVLGEMDVDEILRLKPELVLVDELAHSNPPGFLNKKRYQDVLLFLEAGIHVFTTLNVQHLESLNDLIEFQTGIRVHETVPDSTVLLASEIVLVDLTAEALQSRLMEGKVYPLQKVEEALRNFFTKNNLTALRELAMQCVLGGGRGRVIRSGRGGRILAGVSDRPEDAALIRRGAVLSDRLNLELCVLSVRREPGEGLYSKMLLDLTQSFGGIFLSEVSGKKWNEHFVERCHDINPSLVLLGQSAWRPGFESTAEIIARNLNQFPLLIIPLDIRDHVVEK, encoded by the coding sequence TTGAATGAAAAACTAGAGGATTTTTCACGCTTTGACCCATTTCTGGGGACGATCCTCAAAATGGGCAAAGGGCGACTGAAGATCTATCTTGGGTGGGCTCCCGGAACCGGTAAAACAAGGCGGGCCCTTCTGGATCTGAACGCGATGAAAGAGAGAGGCGTTGATGTCGTTATCGGGTGGATCGAGGAAAATCTCCGTCCGGATGTCTTCCGGTTATCGGAGATGTTCGAGACGATTCCCCCTGTCGGGATCCATATCGGATCAGAGTCCTTTCCGGAAATGGATCTTGAGTTCATTCTCAAAAGGAGGCCTTCCACTGTATTTGTCGATGAGCTGGCTCATGGAAATGTTCTGGGATCACGACACCAGAACCGATGGGAGGATATTGAAGAGATTCTGGATGCCGGCATCAGTGTTGTAACGACCTTGAACTCGATGCATGTCCAGGATCTTTCGGAGGCCGCTGGGGGAATTCTCGGATACCCTGTCCAGGAAATCGTTCCTGTGGATTTTATCAAGCGGGCGGACGAGGTGGTTGTTGTGGATCTCCCTCCGTCGGAGCTCACCATCCGGATCAGGGAAGGGAATGTTTTCCCCAAAGAACAGATCGAACGGGCCCTGAAGGGAGCTTTCAGAGAGTCCAACCTCATAAAGCTCAGGGGGATGACCCTTGAGTTCATGGCAAAGGTCCTCGATTCCCAGTTGACCAGGCAGGGAGGGAAAAAAGGAGTCTATGAGAGAATCACTGTTCTGGTGTCGGAGCACACTCCATCGCTCGAACGACTTGTTGGTTATGCTGGAAACCTCTCCAGGAGAATGGGAGGGGAGCTTCTTGTCCTGCATCTGAGAAAGATTTCTTTTTTAGGAAAGAGGTCCCCTCCCGACCAGGAGATTTTATCCCGATTCCAGCAGGAGGCGAGAGGGGCCGGTGGAAAGTTCTCTATCCTCTGGACAAGAAATCCCGGATGGACATTATGGAGATTCATTCAGAGGACAAAGACAACCAGACTGGTCATGGGTCATGCGGGAACACAAAGCCCCTGGAGAAAATCCCTTGTCCGTTCCGTTCTCCGATACTTTTCCCGAATTGATGTGGAGATACATCTTATTCCGACCCTTGGCCAGCCCCACCCTGTCGAATCTGCCCCTGAATCGGATTCCTTCCTTCCCGTCTCTTCCGGCATGAAGGGGCGGCTGACCCTTTTTCTGGGCGCGGCTGCTGGTATTGGAAAAACCTACAGGATGCTTCAGGAAGCCCAGGATCGTAAAACCAGTGGGACAGATGTGGTTGTGGGCTATCTGGAAACCCATCGGCGGCAGGAGACCCAGCAGATGGCCGAAGGCCTTCGGGTGATTCCGCGAAAAATGATTTCCTATCATGGTCTTGTGCTTGGTGAGATGGATGTCGATGAAATTCTCCGACTAAAACCGGAGCTGGTTCTTGTCGATGAGCTGGCCCATAGCAATCCTCCTGGCTTTTTGAACAAAAAGCGCTACCAGGACGTACTCCTTTTTCTGGAAGCGGGAATCCATGTCTTTACAACGTTGAATGTCCAGCATTTGGAGAGTCTGAACGATCTCATCGAGTTCCAGACCGGAATCAGGGTTCATGAAACGGTTCCTGACAGCACCGTCCTCCTGGCCTCGGAGATTGTTCTGGTGGACCTGACTGCAGAGGCTTTACAGTCACGGTTGATGGAAGGGAAGGTCTATCCCCTCCAAAAGGTGGAGGAAGCTCTCAGGAATTTTTTCACCAAAAATAATCTCACGGCCTTAAGAGAGTTGGCCATGCAATGTGTTTTGGGCGGTGGTCGTGGACGAGTGATCCGAAGCGGTCGTGGAGGGCGTATTCTTGCAGGTGTCTCCGACCGTCCGGAAGACGCCGCTCTCATTCGGAGAGGGGCGGTTCTATCGGACAGGCTCAACCTTGAGCTTTGCGTTCTCTCTGTTCGGAGGGAGCCAGGCGAGGGACTGTATTCCAAAATGCTTCTGGATTTGACGCAATCTTTTGGAGGTATTTTTTTATCGGAGGTTTCCGGGAAAAAGTGGAATGAGCATTTCGTTGAACGGTGTCATGATATCAATCCGAGCCTTGTTCTTCTTGGTCAATCGGCATGGAGGCCAGGTTTTGAATCCACCGCTGAAATCATTGCTAGGAACCTGAACCAGTTTCCTCTTTTGATTATTCCCCTGGATATACGGGATCATGTGGTTGAAAAATAA
- a CDS encoding metallophosphoesterase, whose amino-acid sequence MKIQYASDLHTEFDFRPIRKNDLVGDVMVLAGDIAGSTTGLRSYLKALSGRIPLIVILGNHEFYGYELARGRNQYRDAISRDKDPYLHFLDDDEVILGGVRFLGSTLWSDFKNQTQGEAAQAGYDYDGGLLDFRKILKSEGTPIRWQDVLERYQESLHWLTSRLSEEFSGPTVVITHHAPSFLSDAPEFSGSPISGAFSSDLEDVIERFSPDLWIHGHHHSSSDYRIGKTRILCNPFGYHGLETNVDWDPRCLVEIP is encoded by the coding sequence TTGAAAATCCAATATGCATCAGATCTTCATACCGAGTTTGATTTCCGGCCAATCCGTAAAAACGATCTTGTGGGTGATGTGATGGTATTGGCCGGAGATATTGCAGGAAGCACCACCGGCCTTCGATCTTATCTGAAAGCCCTTTCCGGAAGGATTCCCCTCATCGTGATTCTTGGAAACCATGAATTTTACGGGTACGAGCTTGCCCGGGGACGGAACCAGTACAGAGATGCGATATCACGTGACAAGGATCCCTATCTTCATTTTCTCGATGACGATGAGGTTATTCTTGGTGGAGTCCGTTTTCTGGGGAGCACACTCTGGAGCGATTTCAAGAACCAGACCCAGGGAGAGGCGGCACAGGCCGGATATGACTATGATGGGGGACTTCTGGATTTCAGAAAAATCCTGAAAAGCGAAGGGACCCCTATCCGTTGGCAGGATGTCCTTGAACGATATCAGGAAAGTCTCCATTGGCTGACATCCCGGCTTTCCGAGGAGTTTTCCGGTCCCACGGTGGTGATCACCCATCATGCGCCATCGTTTCTTTCAGATGCTCCAGAGTTTTCTGGCTCGCCGATCTCCGGAGCGTTTTCAAGTGATCTTGAAGACGTGATCGAGCGATTCTCCCCTGATCTCTGGATACACGGCCACCATCACTCGAGTAGTGACTATCGCATTGGAAAGACACGAATCCTTTGTAATCCCTTTGGGTATCATGGGCTTGAAACAAATGTCGACTGGGACCCCAGATGCTTGGTAGAGATTCCCTGA
- a CDS encoding N-acetylmuramoyl-L-alanine amidase family protein: protein MFGKKLLILFLIVCGLIAPGSFKAMGTTYWISSANASSISFLTNMKVGLHRDHIRVVLVLDGPVKKESVSSRTGQGIISLEGVMPSPSLKKSYRLRNTYSKKWIREITVTYKPGKRTTVLIVMESTTLGTPHIFNLSSPSRVVIDYPVTGHPGKNAQDNAPSSRKQSHNGKAAVSSTPPSKTSPTIQTKPGNNGKVYIIPGKKLQEKKKETGTTSSPPPVAIESDYTLPIKTHRMRVVLDAGHGGKDCGTTSVNGYCEKDLVLDIVRRLGLLLSQDGRFHVFYTRTDDSFISLKDRTRIANRDHGDLFLSVHANADPDPSVRGIQTYLLTLHSKDKRAMALAKRENASLGAAGDLGAILLTLRINHKKKHSMELASSLDNALIGTLSSHYSGIRDFGIKHAPFYVIMGTSMPAVLTEVNFLSNRKDAALIAKGRYRQLVAEGLYRGIISYDRWVHPEKINRLASANLHQPE, encoded by the coding sequence ATGTTTGGAAAAAAACTTTTAATCCTCTTTCTCATCGTTTGCGGATTGATTGCTCCCGGCTCCTTCAAGGCAATGGGAACGACCTACTGGATTTCTTCCGCCAATGCATCCTCAATCAGTTTTCTCACGAACATGAAAGTCGGGCTCCATCGGGATCATATACGGGTTGTTCTGGTGCTCGATGGTCCAGTGAAAAAAGAGTCAGTCTCTTCCCGAACCGGACAGGGAATCATTTCGCTCGAAGGTGTCATGCCTTCCCCTTCCCTCAAAAAATCCTATCGCCTCCGAAACACATATTCCAAAAAATGGATCAGGGAAATCACCGTTACCTATAAGCCCGGAAAACGGACGACCGTATTGATTGTTATGGAGTCAACCACGCTCGGCACTCCCCATATTTTCAATCTTTCATCTCCTTCCCGCGTTGTGATCGATTACCCTGTAACAGGGCATCCGGGCAAGAATGCCCAGGACAATGCCCCCTCCTCCCGCAAGCAATCCCATAATGGAAAGGCGGCGGTCAGCTCGACGCCTCCGTCAAAAACATCCCCAACCATTCAGACAAAACCCGGAAATAATGGGAAAGTCTATATTATTCCCGGAAAAAAACTGCAGGAAAAAAAGAAAGAAACGGGAACAACCTCCTCTCCCCCACCAGTCGCCATTGAGTCCGACTATACCTTGCCCATCAAGACACACCGCATGAGGGTTGTTCTGGACGCAGGTCATGGTGGAAAGGATTGCGGAACCACATCTGTCAACGGTTATTGTGAAAAGGATCTCGTCCTTGATATCGTCCGGAGATTGGGCCTTCTCCTTTCACAGGATGGACGGTTCCATGTCTTTTACACGAGAACAGACGACTCCTTCATCTCTCTGAAGGACAGGACAAGGATTGCGAACCGGGACCATGGAGACCTTTTCCTTTCTGTTCATGCAAATGCCGACCCTGACCCTTCCGTCAGGGGAATCCAGACCTATCTCCTGACCCTTCACTCAAAGGATAAACGAGCCATGGCTCTCGCAAAGCGGGAAAATGCTTCCCTTGGTGCGGCAGGTGATCTGGGAGCAATCCTCCTCACATTGAGGATCAATCACAAAAAGAAACATTCCATGGAGCTTGCCTCATCCCTCGACAATGCCCTCATTGGAACACTGAGCTCCCATTATTCCGGAATTCGGGATTTCGGGATCAAGCATGCGCCCTTCTATGTCATCATGGGAACATCGATGCCGGCGGTCCTGACGGAAGTCAACTTTCTTTCGAACAGGAAAGATGCGGCCCTCATCGCAAAAGGACGATATCGACAACTGGTAGCTGAGGGTCTCTACAGAGGAATTATTTCCTACGACCGCTGGGTCCATCCGGAAAAAATCAATCGCCTCGCAAGTGCCAACCTTCATCAGCCTGAATGA
- a CDS encoding ABC transporter substrate-binding protein, whose protein sequence is MSPFIKRQLALCGGIGFFCLFLCLSSVQMVSAADKTPEQSGVPASTMPQVPVFQVSSQPLPKVSDIDLSMEIKKATDALNEGKNPEARNLFENILLDYPAGKVPLAVYLGLARADHRMDLPASVLNLLLPLLKSQILAQSTPSEKTDYLYLIGMADSTLKNDLGTLHYLLPAYKDLDSDARIYAATNVLEPLLAKTDPISSIIMFATMRSNMSPAFQAKMETLISSMVMASVASVEDAQKIWDAFPDRFPGDVAIFKSGNLLESSKHDDQAELAYIHLLANYPESGLTQEAQNRLDGIHFTKEQRPVGVIIPSLVKNPLSPYIRSVLKGVYAAYSSHRIHRWIPSVKSVRTSLETEKTFIELERREGMISCIGPILPKDLQLLKKQLSSGRFLCVSPTLSPSVAFKGVRSVATMPVMLGKAAAMEVLSVAPKDPALTLYPDVPYGSMMERVFAKTLKQGGGEYLRGISYNSGAPDIQPTIESMKTFGQTIQIDKNSAKDPSIKITSPDSIRFNGERFVLFSSSEGSHPKKVFFLPSFRTIFIPDTSGHHARLLRELAYKGIQNQLIIGNDTFLSDSSIPDVSILGKIKAVGTFSRNDLPIENPDIRVYNQTFGVLPDLFALQTIDAAEMINKSLMTTIKTPSQMAYAMKKITHYHGLSGKLRWDPSGQAEKEVHVFGYNDGHWQKEDHFWVNPF, encoded by the coding sequence ATGAGTCCGTTCATTAAAAGGCAACTTGCCCTGTGCGGGGGGATTGGCTTTTTCTGCCTGTTCCTTTGTTTGTCATCGGTCCAAATGGTATCCGCAGCGGACAAGACACCGGAGCAATCCGGAGTTCCTGCCTCAACCATGCCTCAGGTGCCTGTTTTCCAGGTTTCCTCCCAACCCCTTCCAAAAGTGTCTGACATTGATCTTTCCATGGAGATCAAGAAAGCGACGGACGCTCTCAACGAGGGGAAAAACCCTGAGGCCAGGAATCTGTTTGAGAATATTCTTCTGGATTACCCTGCCGGCAAGGTTCCCCTCGCTGTCTATCTGGGGCTTGCCCGGGCCGATCATCGCATGGATCTTCCTGCATCCGTCCTGAACCTTCTCCTACCTCTTTTAAAATCACAAATTCTGGCCCAGAGCACACCATCGGAAAAGACGGATTATCTGTATTTGATCGGGATGGCCGACAGTACCTTGAAGAATGATCTCGGAACGCTTCATTATCTATTGCCTGCCTACAAGGATCTCGATTCGGACGCTCGCATTTATGCGGCAACGAATGTGCTCGAACCTCTTCTTGCCAAGACTGACCCCATCTCCTCGATTATCATGTTTGCAACCATGCGTTCAAATATGAGCCCTGCTTTTCAGGCCAAAATGGAAACACTCATCTCCTCAATGGTGATGGCGTCAGTCGCCTCTGTGGAGGATGCCCAAAAAATATGGGACGCTTTCCCGGACAGGTTTCCTGGCGATGTTGCCATTTTCAAGTCCGGGAACCTTTTGGAGTCCTCAAAACATGATGATCAGGCAGAACTTGCGTATATCCACCTTCTGGCCAATTATCCGGAATCCGGTCTGACTCAGGAGGCACAGAATCGACTTGACGGGATTCATTTCACAAAGGAGCAGCGTCCTGTCGGAGTGATCATTCCAAGTCTGGTCAAAAATCCTCTTTCCCCTTATATACGCTCTGTGCTGAAGGGGGTCTACGCAGCTTATTCTTCCCATAGAATCCACCGATGGATCCCATCGGTCAAATCCGTCAGGACAAGCCTGGAGACAGAAAAAACATTTATCGAACTTGAACGCCGGGAAGGGATGATTTCCTGTATCGGTCCTATCCTTCCCAAGGATCTGCAGCTCTTGAAGAAACAACTGTCTTCAGGTCGTTTCCTTTGCGTCTCTCCCACCCTCTCTCCTTCGGTAGCCTTCAAAGGGGTCAGAAGCGTTGCGACCATGCCGGTAATGCTTGGAAAAGCCGCTGCCATGGAGGTCTTGTCCGTTGCGCCCAAAGATCCGGCCCTGACCCTGTATCCCGATGTTCCCTACGGGAGCATGATGGAGAGAGTCTTTGCGAAGACCCTGAAACAGGGCGGTGGAGAGTATCTCCGGGGAATCTCCTATAACTCCGGGGCTCCGGATATCCAGCCAACGATTGAATCGATGAAAACTTTTGGCCAAACCATCCAGATTGACAAGAATTCCGCCAAGGATCCTTCGATCAAGATAACAAGCCCAGATTCGATCCGATTCAATGGGGAGAGATTTGTTCTTTTTTCTTCCTCGGAAGGGAGTCATCCGAAAAAGGTCTTTTTCCTTCCGTCCTTCCGAACCATCTTTATTCCGGATACCTCCGGCCATCATGCGCGTCTTCTCAGGGAACTTGCCTATAAAGGCATTCAAAACCAGCTCATTATAGGCAATGATACTTTCTTGTCGGACTCATCGATCCCCGATGTCTCTATTTTGGGAAAGATCAAGGCCGTTGGGACTTTTTCCCGAAACGACCTTCCGATAGAGAATCCCGATATCAGGGTTTATAATCAGACCTTTGGTGTTCTGCCGGACCTTTTCGCACTCCAAACAATTGATGCGGCCGAGATGATCAACAAATCCCTTATGACAACCATAAAAACTCCTTCTCAGATGGCCTACGCCATGAAAAAAATCACCCATTATCACGGGTTGTCGGGAAAACTCAGATGGGATCCATCCGGACAGGCGGAGAAAGAGGTTCATGTTTTCGGATATAATGATGGACACTGGCAGAAGGAAGATCATTTCTGGGTGAACCCGTTCTGA